One genomic region from Bubalus bubalis isolate 160015118507 breed Murrah chromosome 12, NDDB_SH_1, whole genome shotgun sequence encodes:
- the LOC123328428 gene encoding tetratricopeptide repeat protein 39B produces MNMSLTLNKRDDMEHGFTSFRKVVNKEEDKFEDAYEIIPAAATMDLVSSLEECTTGLYLFLNNRFSDAIHLIYPWSKNSIYHAIIYSILMVVKAFLTFDPQDIEIGMTATKEALRVCNNFRRKSRMINFSRLVSRQGIKAIKEEELHAEVCYAECLILKSTVMFIQDDSMLSFLKSGINIGLSYQIYKDCQQVLTQIPDYQSKTYRHLVGGIKFGLGVFNLLLSLVPPRTLKLLNVVGYSGDREVGLTLLHESASESHINNIFSVLILLFYYNYLSIAFSVERNHNSAVENLFLIYLQKFPNCVILKFFHARFSMLKGYFKHAQLTLEECIFIQNEWNQLHHLCYWELMWCHIFLLEWKQAYHYAHVLVQNSRWSKSVYSFTKASLLAMLPPDFAKSVSEDMSSLFLSVDSLRIRILGTSVPIEKFVAEKGQRYGTTAGWFTAQPILELMYAWSGFRVISKKLELISTWLSIIDKGEELLQETPNKEYVVDDISLLNLLKGLCLKYLGKYSMAEYYFSHVIQKEKLLKYDHYLVPYSYYELGILYYLKGDYASATKTLENIKNYKDYSMEARLQFRAHIALEQIAKEKVI; encoded by the coding sequence ATGAATATGTCGCTTACTCTGAATAAGAGAGACGATATGGAGCATGGGTTTACATCATTTAGAAAGGTAGTAAATAAGGAGGAGGACAAGTTTGAAGATGCCTATGAAATTATCCCTGCAGCAGCAACAATGGATTTAGTATCTTCCTTGGAAGAATGCACAACGGGattgtatttatttctaaataacagATTCTCTGATGCCATACATCTCATTTATCCATGGTCAAAAAACAGCATATACCATGCTATAATCTATAGCATCCTTATGGTTGTCAAGGCCTTCTTGACTTTTGATCCACAGGATATAGAGATTGGGATGACTGCCACAAAGGAAGCTTTGAGAGTCTGTAACAATTTCCGAAGAAAATCTAGGATGATAAATTTTTCTCGTCTAGTTAGCAGGCAGGGAATAAAGGCTATTAAAGAAGAGGAATTGCATGCAGAAGTCTGCTATGCTGAGTGTTTGATCTTGAAATCCACTGTAATGTTTATACAAGATGACAGTATGCTTAGTTTTCTTAAAAGTGGGATCAACATTGGGTTAAGTTACCAAATATACAAAGACTGTCAGCAAGTGTTAACACAGATACCTGATTACCAAAGCAAAACCTACAGACACCTGGTTGGAGGCATaaaatttggacttggagtatTCAACTTGTTATTATCACTTGTGCCACCAAGGACACTTAAACTACTCAATGTTGTTGGATATTCTGGTGATAGAGAGGTAGGCTTGACTTTGCTTCATGAGAGTGCATCTGAATCCCATATAAATAATATCTTTAGTGTTTTGATTCTACTGTTCTATTACAATTATCTCTCCATAGCTTTTAGTGTTGAAAGGAACCATAATTCTGCTGTGGAGAATCTCTTCCTAATCTACCTTCAGAAATTTCCAAACTGTGTCATACTTAAATTTTTTCATGCACGTTTTAGTATGCTGAAAGGATATTTTAAACATGCCCAGTTAACATTAGAAGAGTGCATTTTTATTCAGAATGAATGGAATCAGCTTCATCACCTCTGTTACTGGGAACTCATGTGGTGCCACATTTTTCTGCTGGAATGGAAGCAGGCTTACCACTATGCCCATGTGCTGGTTCAAAACAGCAGGTGGTCCAAGTCAGTATATTCTTTCACGAAAGCTTCTCTACTAGCCATGCTTCCTCCTGATTTTGCGAAATCAGTAAGTGAGGACATGAGCTCTCTCTTCCTAAGCGTGGATAGCCTGAGAATCAGAATTTTAGGAACTTCTGTGCCGATAGAAAAGTTTGTTGCTGAGAAGGGTCAGCGCTATGGGACAACTGCAGGCTGGTTTACAGCACAGCCCATTCTGGAACTTATGTATGCCTGGAGTGGTTTCCGAGTCATAAGCAAAAAGCTAGAGCTTATTTCAACCTGGCTATCAATCATTGACAAAGGAGAAGAACTTTTACAAGAAACTCCAAATAAAGAGTATGTCGTAGATGACATAAGtttattaaatttactgaaaGGTCTGTGTCTGAAATACTTAGGCAAATATTCAATGGCTGAGTACTACTTTAGTCATGTCATTCAAAAGGAGAAATTGTTAAAATATGACCACTATTTGGTGCCGTATTCTTACTATGAACTGGGAATTCTATACTATCTAAAAGGAGATTATGCCAGTGCAACAAAAACcctagaaaacataaaaaattacaaagactATTCCATGGAAGCCCGATTACAGTTTAGAGCTCACATAGCCCTTGaacaaatagctaaagaaaaagttatttaa